In Intestinibacillus sp. Marseille-P6563, a single genomic region encodes these proteins:
- a CDS encoding Cof-type HAD-IIB family hydrolase, which yields MKEQIISSINLLCLDIDGTLLNTSHQLPPENRAAVQYAAKQGVTVCLMSARPPQAIFPIQQALGVPGPVASFGGALIWMGDKRVYDRRLPAASVLPVLDEGVRHGVHVSVYRDLDWFVETEDRWSRNESAITGLSPIPGPLHDRIQNWDLGAHKLLCMGEPAQIDAMMASIHNGHLDCLRSKAEYLEIVPAGTGKADAMQVLCDRLGIDAGQTMAMGDHDIDCGLLRAAAVGIAMGNASPAAKQAARCVTGSNDQAGVAQAIYQWI from the coding sequence ATGAAAGAACAAATCATCTCTTCTATAAACCTGCTGTGCCTCGACATCGACGGCACACTGCTGAACACCTCTCACCAACTGCCGCCCGAAAACCGGGCGGCAGTCCAGTATGCCGCCAAACAAGGAGTCACGGTCTGCCTGATGTCGGCCCGTCCGCCGCAGGCGATTTTCCCCATCCAGCAGGCCCTGGGCGTGCCCGGCCCGGTGGCCAGCTTTGGCGGCGCGCTCATCTGGATGGGAGACAAGCGGGTCTATGACCGGCGGCTTCCCGCTGCCAGTGTCCTGCCGGTGCTCGACGAGGGCGTCCGGCACGGCGTGCACGTCAGCGTATACCGCGATCTGGACTGGTTTGTCGAAACCGAGGACCGTTGGAGCCGAAACGAAAGCGCGATTACCGGTCTGTCCCCCATACCGGGGCCACTCCATGACCGAATACAAAACTGGGACCTAGGGGCGCATAAGCTGCTTTGCATGGGCGAACCCGCGCAGATCGACGCCATGATGGCATCGATTCACAATGGCCATCTGGACTGCCTGCGCTCCAAGGCAGAATACTTGGAGATCGTCCCAGCTGGCACCGGAAAGGCGGATGCCATGCAGGTTTTGTGTGACCGGCTGGGCATCGACGCCGGCCAGACCATGGCCATGGGCGACCATGATATTGACTGCGGTCTGCTGCGGGCCGCTGCGGTGGGGATTGCCATGGGCAATGCGTCCCCGGCTGCCAAACAGGCGGCGCGCTGCGTGACCGGCAGCAACGATCAGGCCGGGGTAGCGCAGGCCATCTATCAATGGATTTAA